ATTCTACTCCAAGCTTAGAAATTGGCTAAGATACAATATATTACTATATTATAAAATAGAATGGTGTGGGCCGTTTTTAACTCGGGTCGTCGTCTCACGATGCTATCCCGCTTGGGCCGATACTGACGGTGGGCCTGCGTGCTATCAATTCGACACGCCTGTGTCCGACCAGACGTATAGGGCCTGTCGTGATCCTCAGACAAATTCGAGGGGAAGTGAAGGCGGGCCTCCGTTCCGGATTGGGGTGTCTATCTCCTGCTGAAGAACTCACAGCCCTCTCCCTACCCTGTTAAGGCAACCGAAGAGCGACCGGCAACTTTTGACGGGTGAAGCCCTATTGAACGGTATTCACTGCGTCGGACATCTACCGGTGGACACCCCATGAAAGTCCGATCGTCAGCGCCGATGGAGCAACGTCGAAGCGGGCTCGAAGTGTGACCACGACTCAGCAAACGGGCGGAGGAAACGGTCGTCAGTCGAGCAGCATCTCGCTGACGACGATAAGTGAGATGCTAAGGAAGAGGACGATGGTGCTGATGGCGTTGATGACCGGGCTCGTCCCGTGTTGTATCTTCGACCAGATGAATATGGGCAGCGTGTTCTGGATCCCGCTGGTGAAGAAGGCGATGAGGAAGTCGTCGAACGACAGGGTAAAGGCGAACAGCGCACCGCTGACGATGCCCGGCATCAGTAGCGGGAGCGTCACCCGGCGATAGGTCTGCCACTTGCTCGCGCCGAGGTCGCGGGCGGCCTCTTCGAGTTCGGGGTCGAACCCCTGGAGCCGCGAACTGACGGTGATGAGGACGAACGGCGTCACGAAGACGAGCTGGCCCAGCATGACCGTCTTGAGCGACGTGCTGAAGCCGACGTACTTGAACCAGATGAGCAGGCCGACGCCGAGAATGAGCCCCGGTACGGTCATCGGCGCGATGACGAGGGCGCGGTAAGCCTTACTGAGTGTGAAGTCGTGTCGGACGAGTGCGATTGCACCGAGCGTCCCCAGCACCGTCGCGACGACGGTGACGACGCTGCCGACGTAGAGGCTGTTGAACGCCGAACTGACGAGGCGGCCGTTGTTCAGTAACTGCCCGTACCACTCCAGCGTGAAGCCGCTCCACGGTAGCGTCGAGAACGTCCCCTCTTCGAAGGAGAACGCTATCAGTACGACGATGGGGGCGTAGAGGAACAGGAAGACTCCCGCCGCCCACACTTTAATCCAGTGGCTCTCGACGACTCGCCACAGCGATTCGACCGGCGTTCCCGTATCGACTTTGTTGTCGGTTTCGAGGCTCATTAGAACAGGTCCTCCACGTTGATGTAACCGAGCATCGACCACAGCATACCGCTAACGATGAGCATCAGCACGCTACCCAGCGCCGCGCCCATCGGCCAGTCGCCGCCGATGCCGAACGCGTAGGCAATCCGCGTTCCGACGAACAGCTCGCCGCCGCCGAGCATCGCCGGCACGATGTACGCACCCATGCTGAAGATGAAGACGAACATAACCCCGCCGACGAGGCCCGGAATCGAGAGCGGTAAGATGATGCGTCGGAAGACGGCGGTCCGGGACGCGCCGAGGTCGTAGGCGGCTTCGATGAGCGACGAGTCGATACGTTCTAAGCTAGAGTACAACGGGAGAATCATGAACGGCAGCCACAGGTAGGTCAGACCGAGCCAGATAGAGAATTTCGTGTTGATGAGCCACCCGATCGGTTCGTTGATGACCCCTACGGCGATGAGCCCGCTGTTGACGACGCCCTGTGACCCGAGGATTATCTTCCAGCCGTAGATGCGGACGATGTAGTTCGTCCAGAACGGAATCATGACCAACATCGCCAGCTGGTTCTTGTACTCGCCGCCAAAGCGGGCGATGTAGTACGCGAGCGGGTACGCGACGACGGCGGCGGTGACGGTGGTGAGCGCCGCGATTACGGTCGTGTTGACGAACGCCGACCGGTTGACGTAGTCCGTGAACACGCGCACGAAGTTGTCGAACGAGTAGTTCGGGATCAGCGCTAGGTCCTGCATCTCCATCGTCGCGATCATGAACATGATGCCCAGCGGTGCGACAAACAGTAACAGTTCCAGCAGGACGATCGGCCCCGCGGTCACGATCAGACTCCGTGGTATCTGAAGCCTATTGTATACTGTCCCAATTAACCCGGAATCATCCACATTTTTCTGAGACATACTCCGCTATACTGAATACACTCCAATATAGGTTGTGGTGTTTCGATATCAATCTCGACCATTTCAGCGCCATCCACGTGCTGGAACTTAGAATAGTAGGCAACAGACCGCACCGAATTGAGTTCAGTATATGCCGTTAGATATTAGACTGAATCTCACTGCAATGGTTAGATATAAGTACCTGTCCGAGTTCAATACTACGTAGACCCACAAGCATGAGCAATGATACTCCGAACCAGGATTCCGACGCAGTGAGCGATCAGACGCGACGGCAGTTCATCACGGGCGCGGGGGCGGTCGGTGCGGTCGCTCTTGCCGGTTGTGGCGGCCAGCGTGACATGAGCGGTGGCGGCAGTAGCGGCGACGGAAGCAGCGGTGACGGCACGCAGGGTGAGACGACCGGCAGTTCCGGGGGCGGCAGCAGCACGCTCAACGTCCTGACGTGGGAAGGATATGGAGCGGAGTCGATCCTGAGTGAGTTCGAGGAGAAAAACGATGCGACGGTCAACATCAAACTGATCTCGAGCGACCCAGAGGCATTCAACATTCTGAAAAGCGGCGGGGTGGACAAATTCGACCTCATCACGCTCAACAACTCGTGGGCACAGCGACACGCGCGAGCGGGAACCATCGAGTCGCTCAATCCGGACGACTATCCGGAGATGGACGCGTTCATGGATCACTTCCAGTGGCCGCTCTCCGCGTTCGCTCTGAACGACGAGATGTACGCGCTGCCGACCCGCTGGGGGTGGGACACGATGACGGTCAATTCGGACAAGGTCCAAAAAGATCACTACTCGTCGTACGATGTTCTATGGACCGGCGGTCCGGACCAGCAGTACCAGAACAAGATCGGCATCATGGACTGGCCGACCTGGAACATCCCGAAGGTCGCGATGACGCTCGGCTACCCGCCGTTCGAGCAAAACGAAGAGCAACTCGCAGACATCAAAGAGAAGCTCATCCAGATGTTCTCGAACATGAAAGCCGTCTACAGCGGCACCAGCGCGCTCCGACAGGCGCTGTTGCAGGAGGACATCGTGATGGCACCGGTCGGGAACTTCGCCATGAGCGACCTCCGGGCGGCCGGCAACGAGTGGGTCGAGGTGACGGTTCCTGAAGAGGGTGGAATGCTATGGACGGAGGGCATGTGTATTGTCAAGAACCCCTCGAACCGGGAACTGGCGGTGAAGTACCAACGTGAAGTGATACAGAAGAAGGGACAATACACGATTTCGTGGGAACCGTCCTCGAAGAGTCCGCCGGTCAACACCGACTCCTTCGACCAGTTCGACTCGGACCAGCAAGAGGCGCTGATGTTCGACGAGAAGGGCTTCGACGCCGCGCCGAATATCATCGAGAGTACGACCCAATACGAGTTCTCACCGATAACGAGCAAGTGGACCGACCTCTGGACTGAAGCCAAAGCGCGAGCAGGGATTTAACGATGTCACTCGAAACAGTACCAGATACCATGGACGACGACCCCAAGGACGTAGAGGGGAAGGGTGCCGTACAGTTAGAGAACCTGCGGAAAGAGTACGGCGATACGGTCGCCGTCGACGGAATCGACCTCGATATCCGTCCCGGCGAGTTCCTGACGCTCTTGGGACCGTCCGGCTGTGGGAAGTCGACGACGTTGCGCATGATCAGCGGGCTCGAAACGCCGACCGACGGGGACGTATTCATCAGCGGCGACCGCGTCACGCCGCAGGCCGCGAACAAGCGAAACACCAGCATGGTGTTCCAAGAGTGGGCGCTATTTCCCCACATGACTGTCGGCGAGAACGTCTCGTTCGGACTGGAGATGGATGGCGTCTCGAAAGCCGAACGCGAGACGCGCATCGAACAGGCCTTGGAAATGGTCGAACTCCCGGGCTATCAAGACCGCCCGGCGACGGAGTTGTCCGGCGGGCAAAAACAGCGAGTGGCGATGGCACGAGCGCTCGTCCGCGAACCGGACGTGCTCCTCCTCGACGAACCGTTGGCGAGCCTCGATCGAAAGTTACGCCAACATATGCAGGTCGAGTTGAAACAGATTCAAGAGGAGCTCGGCACCACCTTCATCTACGTCACCCACGACCAAGAGGAGGCGCTGACGATGTCCGACCGAATCGCTGTCATCGACAGCGGCGAGATCGCGCAGGTCGGGACGGCGAACGACCTCTACGAGCACCCGAACACGAAGTTCGTCGCCACGTTCCTCGGTGAGACGAACATCTTCGAGGGGACGTTGCACTCGACTGCCGGCGGGTCCGTGGTCGAAACCGACGACGTCGAGATCGCCGTCGCCGAGTCGTCCGACCGGAACGGGGAGTCCGTCGCCGTCGCGGTGCGACCGGAGCGTATCGCAGTCGCCAGTCGAGAGGCCGACCTCGGCGTCGCAAACGAGTGGACCGGGACGGTCACGGAGACGATATACAAGGGGTCGTTCAACAAGTACGGCGTCGACGTCGGCGGGACGGAACTACAGATCGAACAGCAGGTCGACGGCAGCGAGAAGTTCGAAGAAGGCGAGGATGTCACCGTCGGCTTCGCCGCCGACGCCGTCGAAATCGTCCCCGAATAGCGCCGGTCGAGCACTCACAGGAGATTCATCTATGTCGAAACACCAGCCACAGGAACTGACGAACGAGCGTAT
This genomic stretch from Haloarcula limicola harbors:
- a CDS encoding ABC transporter permease; its protein translation is MSLETDNKVDTGTPVESLWRVVESHWIKVWAAGVFLFLYAPIVVLIAFSFEEGTFSTLPWSGFTLEWYGQLLNNGRLVSSAFNSLYVGSVVTVVATVLGTLGAIALVRHDFTLSKAYRALVIAPMTVPGLILGVGLLIWFKYVGFSTSLKTVMLGQLVFVTPFVLITVSSRLQGFDPELEEAARDLGASKWQTYRRVTLPLLMPGIVSGALFAFTLSFDDFLIAFFTSGIQNTLPIFIWSKIQHGTSPVINAISTIVLFLSISLIVVSEMLLD
- a CDS encoding ABC transporter permease; this translates as MTAGPIVLLELLLFVAPLGIMFMIATMEMQDLALIPNYSFDNFVRVFTDYVNRSAFVNTTVIAALTTVTAAVVAYPLAYYIARFGGEYKNQLAMLVMIPFWTNYIVRIYGWKIILGSQGVVNSGLIAVGVINEPIGWLINTKFSIWLGLTYLWLPFMILPLYSSLERIDSSLIEAAYDLGASRTAVFRRIILPLSIPGLVGGVMFVFIFSMGAYIVPAMLGGGELFVGTRIAYAFGIGGDWPMGAALGSVLMLIVSGMLWSMLGYINVEDLF
- a CDS encoding ABC transporter substrate-binding protein, with translation MSDQTRRQFITGAGAVGAVALAGCGGQRDMSGGGSSGDGSSGDGTQGETTGSSGGGSSTLNVLTWEGYGAESILSEFEEKNDATVNIKLISSDPEAFNILKSGGVDKFDLITLNNSWAQRHARAGTIESLNPDDYPEMDAFMDHFQWPLSAFALNDEMYALPTRWGWDTMTVNSDKVQKDHYSSYDVLWTGGPDQQYQNKIGIMDWPTWNIPKVAMTLGYPPFEQNEEQLADIKEKLIQMFSNMKAVYSGTSALRQALLQEDIVMAPVGNFAMSDLRAAGNEWVEVTVPEEGGMLWTEGMCIVKNPSNRELAVKYQREVIQKKGQYTISWEPSSKSPPVNTDSFDQFDSDQQEALMFDEKGFDAAPNIIESTTQYEFSPITSKWTDLWTEAKARAGI
- a CDS encoding ABC transporter ATP-binding protein, with product MDDDPKDVEGKGAVQLENLRKEYGDTVAVDGIDLDIRPGEFLTLLGPSGCGKSTTLRMISGLETPTDGDVFISGDRVTPQAANKRNTSMVFQEWALFPHMTVGENVSFGLEMDGVSKAERETRIEQALEMVELPGYQDRPATELSGGQKQRVAMARALVREPDVLLLDEPLASLDRKLRQHMQVELKQIQEELGTTFIYVTHDQEEALTMSDRIAVIDSGEIAQVGTANDLYEHPNTKFVATFLGETNIFEGTLHSTAGGSVVETDDVEIAVAESSDRNGESVAVAVRPERIAVASREADLGVANEWTGTVTETIYKGSFNKYGVDVGGTELQIEQQVDGSEKFEEGEDVTVGFAADAVEIVPE